A stretch of the Chanos chanos chromosome 1, fChaCha1.1, whole genome shotgun sequence genome encodes the following:
- the znf608 gene encoding zinc finger protein 608: MSVTSSVEESIKPNGVDTYDSGDDWEIGVGNLIIDLDADLEKDRQKLEMNRILSIKSTVKGCDDLAYNCANATAVLDGLTCPSVQPCVARGNVSKDSKKFRLKKRNSSNDSDKFPSLDTLCGIPKVCISKRREAQGRPREAFEMNSAPDQMNSNPDTSDVTVSCAKGKEGKKGKNQSKGLKREKDSVRTRKDKQSDGPTSFEFGPASENGCAFGGKENPCYCGDNGMGDINRGGMDAGMRGSAIVVEKTDETSTPDHIQKTLNIKTRSIGTNTQEAERATDSGFMEPCQPGTSVNLEAIVWHETEEGVLVVNVTWRKRTYVGTLLDCTKHDWAPPRFCESPSSDSEMPGGGRGRGKRMRLTIPDQPLVEPGLSKVRGLSYKRRGVGIGNKGRRGSLNLSNCRTNPFYSVEDIKSSPLICGKRKTKVPAELDLSLVTEDIKNGNGKRIRAKSRSAPSTPQGKSDPVFMDQVCASPMLIDCPHPNCNKKYKHINGLRYHQSHAHLESDNKPEFEAESEDRLSDYEEPITNMTFDCTEMSSSVSKKAKPVFKLNSLGSSKGRKVSLSNDHGPTVNTKTRRTMVNKEGAIDDLSNLPLISNMSVVLENCLITDRNSSVEMPKLEAEGAIDKRDICEKVKKENAVADRCSSKSRTNRLITSPPAPPKLIAIPTTPFSPTPEGTSNQSPPTVNLTKAKNLSLKPIKPKLDIIAQVNVANAAFVTSKESKRKERHRLKDRNGKETRSPKTDPTYIRADDGKSIGKDFPVSLLKEHLSKQDTINGPSETQESRMASIRAEADKVYTFTDNAPSPSIGSSARIDPGTLANGDGTKTNSPAYSDISDVAEDGGSNTRSRTNLASDSSTSINAKMSSSGTPIMTVPVKESQSTSLSHGYEPHGLQNYMHAGQPNTTTFLKISTGYGRAKEDIKEVHEDMKSTEPSSESSSQSQLQLAMTQTQTALAQSLYYGQYTRSISMDQKVVMVPNTHRQSSEMCCDDVQYNKQRSGQARREPEQRERSKDEPKMIISSGVISKGTNSIKVSCTKPSLIYVELNKQLPIQQPQGKSTFIAMTKDQGLDKESEDFKTDDPNQKTNVDSNPALLKDSDTQSWNCSYQSKYTKQQNQDMSKISEELSSDKSKDWQMSPEHGSRLEAELQNAKHQDSPSEDSHSERTRADEEETPGEVSEDSQSARVAVSSPLSPQQSYIQYQHSYPYLHLCDTSNSAYRVMSPALAHNYPGFHYPLYGKTAGREESDMAQNNCGLNKTVSDSTALELLQRNNMPYHGKSPVPGERGSPDQERETEREKESVPFARHLHTHHHTHLGIGYTLVSGQYDPFQGLNSAALVTSQQVSTAQNSSNENDGKM, translated from the exons ATGTCAGTCACCTCCTCTGTTGAAGAGAGTATTAAACCAAACGGAGTTGATACCTACGACAGTGGTGATGACTGGGAGATTGGGGTTGGAAATTTAATAATTGACTTGGATGCCGATTTGGAGAAAGATCGACAGAAATTGGAGATGAATCGTATTTTGAGCATAAAAAGCACCGTGAAAGGTTGTGACGATCTGGCATACAATTGTGCAAACGCAACCGCTGTGTTAGATGGCCTTACATGTCCCTCAGTGCAGCCCTGTGTTGCCCGAGGAAATGTCAGCAAGGACTCTAAGAAATTCcgattgaaaaaaagaaattcttcgAATGACAGTGACAAATTCCCCTCGCTTGACACACTGTGTGGAATTCCTAAAGTATGCATTAGTAAACGACGGGAAGCTCAAGGACGCCCCAGAGAGGCATTTGAAATGAATTCAGCACCGGACCAAATGAACAGCAACCCCGACACAAGTGATGTAACCGTTTCTTGCGCCAAAGgcaaagaagggaaaaaagggaaaaatcaaAGCAAAGGACTGAAAAGGGAGAAGGATTCTGTCAGGACGCGCAAAGATAAGCAAAGCGATGGACCAACAAGCTTTGAATTCGGCCCAGCATCGGAGAATGGTTGTGCGTTTGGAGGGAAGGAGAATCCATGCTATTGTGGAGACAACGGAATGGGAGACATCAACAGAGGCGGAATGGATGCTGGGATGAGGGGTAGTGCTATTGTTGTTGAAAAGACTGACGAAACCAGCACACCAGACCATATTCAGAAAACG TTGAACATTAAGACCAGGTCAATCGGAACCAACACCCAGGAGGCTGAGAGAGCCACAGACTCAGGCTTCATGGAACCATGTCAGCCAGGCACAAGTGTCAATCTAGAGGCTATTGTTTGGCATGAAACTGAGGAAG GTGTTTTAGTTGTGAATGTAACATGGAGGAAAAGGACTTATGTGGGGACTCTTTTGGACTGTACAAAGCATGACTGGGCCCCACCCAG attttGTGAGTCACCCTCAAGTGACTCTGAAATGCCAGGTGGAGGCCGTGGACGTGGAAAACGCATGCGGCTGACCATTCCAGATCAACCTTTGGTTGAACCTGGTCTGTCTAAGGTCAGAGGGCTGTCGTATAAGAGGCGCGGTGTTGGCATTGGAAATAAAGGGAGAAGAGGCAGTCTGAATCTCAGTAACTGCAGGACAAACCCATTTTATTCTGTGGAGGACATCAAATCAAGTCCACTAATCTGTGgcaagaggaaaacaaaggtTCCAGCTGAATTGGATCTGAGTTTGGTCACAGAGGACATaaagaatggaaatggaaaaagaatACGTGCCAAGTCCAGGAGTGCTCCTTCCACCCCGCAAGGGAAATCAGATCCCGTGTTTATGGATCAGGTATGTGCTTCTCCGATGCTCATAGACTGTCCGCATCCAAACTGcaacaaaaaatacaagcaTATCAATGGCCTCCGGTATCATCAATCACATGCGCATCTGGAGAGTGACAACAAACCAGAATTTGAAGCAGAAAGCGAAGACAGACTCTCAGACTATGAAGAGCCTATCACCAATATGACTTTTGACTGCACTGAGATGTCCAGTAGTGTTTCCAAGAAGGCAAAACCTGTTTTCAAGCTTAATTCACTTGGGTCTTCAAAAGGGAGAAAAGTATCTCTCAGTAATGATCATGGCCCCACAGTCAACACTAAAACACGGAGGACTATGGTGAACAAAGAAGGAGCTATCGATGACTTGAGTAACCTGCCACTCATCTCTAATATGTCTGTGGTGCTTGAGAACTGTCTCATCACTGATCGAAATTCATCCGTTGAAATGCCAAAACTCGAAGCTGAGGGTGCGATCGATAAAAGAGACATCTGTgagaaagttaaaaaagaaaacgcgGTTGCCGACAGATGCTCCTCTAAATCCAGGACCAACCGGTTGATTACCTCTCCTCCAGCCCCACCAAAGCTGATTGCCATTCCCACAACTCCATTCTCCCCTACCCCTGAGGGCACATCCAATCAATCTCCACCAACTGTCAATCTAACAAAGGCAAAGAACCTCTCTCTTAAACCTATCAAGCCAAAGTTGGATATTATTGCACAGGTAAATGTGGCAAATGCTGCCTTTGTCACTAgcaaagaaagtaaaagaaaagaaagacaccGGTTGAAAGATAGAAATGGCAAAGAGACCAGGAGCCCTAAAACAGATCCCACTTATATAAGAGCAGATGATGGAAAGAGTATAGGGAAGGACTTTCCTGTCAGTCTCCTGAAGGAGCACTTGAGCAAGCAAGACACTATAAATGGCCCAAGTGAAACTCAAGAAAGTCGAATGGCGAGTATCAGGGCCGAGGCCGACAAGGTGTATACTTTCACTGACAACGCACCTAGTCCTTCCATTGGTAGCTCTGCAAGAATAGACCCAGGAACTCTTGCAAATGGTGACGGCACTAAGACAAACAGCCCAGCTTATTCAGACATCTCTGATGTCGCAGAGGACGGTGGATCAAACACAAGATCCAGGACAAACCTGGCTTCTGATTCAAGCACCAGCATCAATGCCAAGATGTCCTCCTCTGGCACTCCTATTATGACAGTTCCAGTAAAAGAATCCCAGTCAACATCTCTGAGCCATGGATATGAGCCACACGGACTCCAAAATTATATGCATGCTGGGCAGCCCAATACCACCACTTTCCTGAAGATCTCTACCGGTTACGGGAGGGCTAAAGAGGACATAAAAGAAGTTCATGAGGATATGAAAAGCACAGAGCCGAGTTCAGAGTCAAGTTCCCAGTCACAGCTTCAGTTGgccatgacacaaacacaaactgcatTAGCTCAATCCTTATACTATGGGCAGTACACTCGAAGTATTTCAATGGACCAGAAAGTTGTAATGGTGCCCAACACCCACAGACAGTCCTCTGAGATGTGTTGTGATGATGTTCAGTACAACAAGCAAAGAAGTGGTCAAGCTAGACGAGAACCTGAGCAGAGAGAACGGTCAAAGGATGAGCCAAAGATGATCATTTCATCTGGGGTCATTTCTAAAGGGACAAACTCTATCAAAGTCAGCTGTACGAAACCTAGCCTCATCTATGTTGAGTTGAACAAACAACTGCCTATTCAGCAGCCACAAGGGAAGTCGACATTTATCGCAATGACAAAAGACCAGGGGCTTGATAAGGAGTCAGAAGACTTTAAAACAGATGATCCAAATCAAAAGACAAATGTGGACTCTAATCCAGCATTATTAAAG GACTCAGATACTCAGTCCTGGAACTGCTCCTATCAGTCTAAATATACAAAGCAGCAGAATCAAGATATGAGCAAGATCTCAGAGGAACTGAGTTCTGACAAATCTAAAGACTGGCAGATGTCCCCAGAGCATGGATCTAGGTTGGAAGCAGAGCTTCAAAATGCCAAGCATCAAGACAGTCCATCTGAGGACAGTCACTCCGAGCGTACGAGAGCAGATGAGGAGGAGACTCCTGGGGAGGTATCAGAGGACTCCCAGAGTGCAAGAGTAGCTGTATCATCTCCACTGAGTCCCCAGCAATCCTATATCCAATACCAACATTCATACCCTTATCTACACTTATGTGATACAAGTAACAGTGCTTACAGAGTGATGTCGCCTGCTTTAGCACACAACTACCCAg GTTTCCACTACCCTCTTTATGGGAAAACAGCTGGGAGAGAGGAGTCCGATATGGCCCAGAACAACTGTGGCTTGAACAAGACGGTCAGTGACTCTACAGCTCTGGAGCTGTTGCAACGCAACAACATGCCATACCACGGAAAATCTCCGGTG CCTGGGGAACGAGGATCTCcagatcaggagagagagacagagcgggaGAAGGAGTCCGTCCCTTTTGCCCGGCACcttcacacacatcatcacacgCATCTTGGCATCGGCTACACTCTTGTGTCTGGACAGTATGACCCTTTTCAAG GTTTGAATTCTGCAGCATTAGTTACCAGTCAGCAGGTGTCAACAGCACAGAATTCTTCGAATG AAAACGATGGGAAGATGTGA
- the cep120 gene encoding centrosomal protein of 120 kDa isoform X2, with the protein MASKYDQLLIVVSILEVSRAPILPFFSGRQFPKSQRHTLIVQAKFDGEQLATDPVEHKEQPQFCTELAWELDRRTLHQHRLQRTPIKLQCFAVDTTTNAKECVGYIILDLRSVQEVQQAPKWYPLLSSKYTKLKPAILLSMVIENDTKQTPEQFKAKKAPPRQGSPVLSALGSGKLEAVLNEDEGYHQIGPAEQCTDMFVLSITVAFATRLEQLIPSKTKLSNEGSEFFFYYTLLGNDVTSEPFQNLITPNFEPERASVRVRSNDRLLRLFFSQQSSLQVHLCCGNQSLGSAQISLAGLARSSVDLGKEQATIEGAFVLEPPKIAKQNLPPVPLDLQPTVGVSVTLRKENVNAQQSGDVGEWGDGPKTPVKKSPAPPVQPVSPTAEPRLPSPSPGGKSLVEPLKSPTPSSNQPHSESEAESLPDDARKTQPAPGDLPLPGPADGPAENEPVAPVSSVSVSAPKIAIPASAHHYCFSMDLRSIRDLALSFPVNCILRYAYQFFGSAAPIMTNPAVEIKKNTEVFLPQSYCAFDFAALPNQLQDTFLRVPLVVEMWHRDPSSRDVLLGTVSIQLSHLLTAEKTRFLGSSGQQHWRQTYSERLPVVKAQGSNEKVAELCYVTVLEDLGLVKAQDILVSESSQSGKQVQPKAAGSPRQHRGTGSGLAEPRETLEYRAALELEMWKEMQEDLFDNQLKQKELSHMQALAEEWRRRDREREALVKKKEMEYNLLEEQLQKTLADLEKREKALAHAEMETQRLQREMRAEHEFSVRELQDASRRLREDCAHQVELERSKVRQLEEDLVRQQQQIQEAENKYKQLEKEFQQYREQQNTRPEIRLQSEINLLTLEKVELERKLESTTKSKLHYKQQWGRALKELARFKQREQENAMIRLKKQQQELEHMRLRYLAAEEKEAVKTEKHQLEDIRNELNRLKQQEDKRSAREPEFAALNESADDHLSRLLEERDTLLRTGVYTHEDRIISELNKQIQEAMAHRGSH; encoded by the exons ATGGCTTCAAAGTACGACCAGCTTCTTATCGTGGTTTCTATCCTTGAAG TCTCTCG TGCGCCcatattgccttttttttcaggtcGTCAATTTCCGAAGAGCCAGCGCCACACTTTGATTGTGCAAGCTAAGTTTGATGGCGAACAGTTAGCAACAGATCCTGTGGAACACAAGGAACAGCCACAGTTTTGCACTGAGTTGGCCTGGGAACTTGACCGCAGGACACTTCATCAGCATAG GCTTCAACGAACGCCAATCAAATTACAGTGCTTTGCAGTTGACACAACTACAAATGCAAAAGAGTGTGTTGGGTATATTATTTTGGACCTCAGGTCTGTTCAGGAGGTTCAACAG GCACCGAAGTGGTACCCTTTGTTAAGTAGCAAGTACACCAAACTTAAGCCTGCTATTTTGCTCAGCATGGTCATTGAGAATGACACGAAGCAGACTCCTGAGCAGTTTAAGGCAAAGAAAGCACCACCCAGGCAAG GTTCTCCTGTGTTGTCAGCATTAGGATCAGGTAAATTGGAAGCTGTTCTGAATGAGGATGAGGGCTATCACCAGATCGGGCCAGCAGAACAGTGTAcagacatgtttgtgttgtCCATCACTGTGGCCTTTGCTACCAGATTGGAGCAG TTGATCCCAAGCAAGACAAAGCTGTCAAATGAGGGATCAGAGTTCTTCTTCTACTACACACTCCTGGGTAATGATGTGACGAGCGAGCCATTCCAGAATCTGATAACTCCCAACTTCGAGCCAGAGCGAGCGTCTGTCCGCGTCCGTAGCAACGACAGACTTCTCCGGCTCTTTTTCAGCCAACAGTCTAGTCTTCAG GTCCATCTGTGTTGTGGGAACCAGTCTTTAGGCAGTGCCCAAATCTCTCTTGCTGGACTAGCAAGAAGCAGTGTTGACTTGGGAAAAGAGCAAGCCACTATAGAGGGAGCTTTCGTCCTTGAGCCCCCAAAAATCGCCAAACAAAATTTACCTCCTGTCCCCCTGGACTTGCAGCCGACCGTGGGTGTGTCTGTAACCCTTAGAAAAGAGAATGTGAACGCTCAG CAGTCCGGAGACGTCGGAGAGTGGGGTGATGGTCCTAAAACTCCAGTCAAGAAAAGTCCTGCTCCACCAGTCCAACCTGTATCACCAACTGCTGAGCCTAGACTTCCCAGTCCGTCACCTGGGGGGAAATCTCTTGTCGAGCCTCTGAAGTCTCCGACTCCTTCCTCAAACCAGCCACACTCAGAGAGTGAGGCCGAAAGCCTGCCAGATGACGCCAGGAAAACTCAGCCTGCCCCTGGTG ACCTGCCCCTCCCTGGGCCTGCCGACGGGCCCGCTGAGAATGAGCCTGTGGCACCCGTGTCCTCCGTCAGTGTCTCTGCGCCCAAGATTGCCATTCCTGCTTCAGCACACCACTACTGCTTCTCCATGGACCTCCGCAGCATCCGAGACTTGGCTCTGAGCTTCCCCGTCAACTGCATTctaag aTATGCATACCAGTTCTTTGGTAGTGCAGCCCCCATCATGACAAACCCAGCGGTGGAGATTAAGAAGAACACGGAGGTGTTTCTACCTCAGTCTTACTGTGCTTTTGATTTTGCTGCCCTGCCAAATCAACTGCAGGACACTTTTCTCag GGTGCCTCTCGTGGTGGAAATGTGGCATCGAGACCCCAGTTCCAGAGATGTTCTCCTGGGCACAGTGAGCATTCAACTCTCCCACCTCCTGACTGCGGAGAAAACCCGGTTCCTGGGGTCATCCGGTCAGCAGCACTGGAGACAAACATACTCAGAGAGGCTGCCTGTCGTAAAGGCCCAAGG GTCCAATGAGAAGGTGGCTGAACTGTGCTATGTGACCGTTCTGGAAGACTTAGGTTTAGTGAAGGCCCAAGACATCCTTGTATCAGAATCTTCCCAG AGTGGCAAACAGGTTCAGCCAAAGGCAGCGGGGTCTCCACGACAACACCGCGGTACTGGGTCTGGACTCGCCGAGCCCAGAGAGACACTGGAGTACAGGGCTGCTCTGGAGCTGGAGATGTGGAAGGAGATGCAAGAAGACCTGTTTGACAATCAG CTAAAGCAAAAGGAGCTGAGTCACATGCAGGCTTTggcagaggagtggaggaggagggaccGTGAGCGGGAGGCGTTGGTCAAGAAAAAG GAAATGGAATACAATCTCTTGGAGGAGCAGCTTCAGAAGACTCTGGCAGatctggagaagagagagaaggcccTGGCTCACGCGGAGATGGAG ACGCAGCGCCTGCAGCGGGAAATGCGGGCGGAGCACGAGTTCAGCGTGCGCGAGCTACAGGACGCCAGCCGACGGCTCCGCGAGGACTGCGCCCACCAGGTGGAGCtggagaggtcaaaggtcaggcaGCTTGAAGAGGACCTCGTAAGGCAACAACAGCAG ATACAGGaagcagaaaacaaatacaaacagctCGAAAAGGAGTTCCAGCAGTATCGCGAGCAGCAAAACACTCGACCAGAGATTCGATTGCAATCTGAGATCAACTTGCTTACGCTAGAGAAG GTGGAACTGGAACGAAAGCTGGAATCAACAACAAAGTCTAAACTTCATTACAAGCAACAGTGGGGGCGTGCTCTTAAAGAACTTGCCAGATTTAAACAG agagagcaggagaacgCTATGATACGGCTGaagaagcagcagcaggagctggAGCACATGAGGCTGCGGTACCTGGCAGCCGAAGAGAAGGAAGctgtcaaaacagagaaacaccagCTAGAGGACATCAGGAATGAGCTGAACAG GCTAAAACAGCAGGAGGACAAGAGGAGCGCGAGGGAGCCGGAGTTCGCGGCTCTGAACGAGAGCGCCGACGATCACCTGAGTCGTCTTCTCGAAGAGAGGGACACGCTTTTACGCACAGGTGTATACACGCACGAAGACCGCATCATCAGTGAACTCAATAAACAGATCCAAGAGGCTATGGCCCACAGAGGTTCTCACTGA
- the cep120 gene encoding centrosomal protein of 120 kDa isoform X1, which translates to MASKYDQLLIVVSILEGRQFPKSQRHTLIVQAKFDGEQLATDPVEHKEQPQFCTELAWELDRRTLHQHRLQRTPIKLQCFAVDTTTNAKECVGYIILDLRSVQEVQQAPKWYPLLSSKYTKLKPAILLSMVIENDTKQTPEQFKAKKAPPRQGSPVLSALGSGKLEAVLNEDEGYHQIGPAEQCTDMFVLSITVAFATRLEQLIPSKTKLSNEGSEFFFYYTLLGNDVTSEPFQNLITPNFEPERASVRVRSNDRLLRLFFSQQSSLQVHLCCGNQSLGSAQISLAGLARSSVDLGKEQATIEGAFVLEPPKIAKQNLPPVPLDLQPTVGVSVTLRKENVNAQVTFINIQGGDGPKTPVKKSPAPPVQPVSPTAEPRLPSPSPGGKSLVEPLKSPTPSSNQPHSESEAESLPDDARKTQPAPGDLPLPGPADGPAENEPVAPVSSVSVSAPKIAIPASAHHYCFSMDLRSIRDLALSFPVNCILRYAYQFFGSAAPIMTNPAVEIKKNTEVFLPQSYCAFDFAALPNQLQDTFLRVPLVVEMWHRDPSSRDVLLGTVSIQLSHLLTAEKTRFLGSSGQQHWRQTYSERLPVVKAQGSNEKVAELCYVTVLEDLGLVKAQDILVSESSQSGKQVQPKAAGSPRQHRGTGSGLAEPRETLEYRAALELEMWKEMQEDLFDNQLKQKELSHMQALAEEWRRRDREREALVKKKEMEYNLLEEQLQKTLADLEKREKALAHAEMETQRLQREMRAEHEFSVRELQDASRRLREDCAHQVELERSKVRQLEEDLVRQQQQIQEAENKYKQLEKEFQQYREQQNTRPEIRLQSEINLLTLEKVELERKLESTTKSKLHYKQQWGRALKELARFKQREQENAMIRLKKQQQELEHMRLRYLAAEEKEAVKTEKHQLEDIRNELNRLKQQEDKRSAREPEFAALNESADDHLSRLLEERDTLLRTGVYTHEDRIISELNKQIQEAMAHRGSH; encoded by the exons ATGGCTTCAAAGTACGACCAGCTTCTTATCGTGGTTTCTATCCTTGAAG gtcGTCAATTTCCGAAGAGCCAGCGCCACACTTTGATTGTGCAAGCTAAGTTTGATGGCGAACAGTTAGCAACAGATCCTGTGGAACACAAGGAACAGCCACAGTTTTGCACTGAGTTGGCCTGGGAACTTGACCGCAGGACACTTCATCAGCATAG GCTTCAACGAACGCCAATCAAATTACAGTGCTTTGCAGTTGACACAACTACAAATGCAAAAGAGTGTGTTGGGTATATTATTTTGGACCTCAGGTCTGTTCAGGAGGTTCAACAG GCACCGAAGTGGTACCCTTTGTTAAGTAGCAAGTACACCAAACTTAAGCCTGCTATTTTGCTCAGCATGGTCATTGAGAATGACACGAAGCAGACTCCTGAGCAGTTTAAGGCAAAGAAAGCACCACCCAGGCAAG GTTCTCCTGTGTTGTCAGCATTAGGATCAGGTAAATTGGAAGCTGTTCTGAATGAGGATGAGGGCTATCACCAGATCGGGCCAGCAGAACAGTGTAcagacatgtttgtgttgtCCATCACTGTGGCCTTTGCTACCAGATTGGAGCAG TTGATCCCAAGCAAGACAAAGCTGTCAAATGAGGGATCAGAGTTCTTCTTCTACTACACACTCCTGGGTAATGATGTGACGAGCGAGCCATTCCAGAATCTGATAACTCCCAACTTCGAGCCAGAGCGAGCGTCTGTCCGCGTCCGTAGCAACGACAGACTTCTCCGGCTCTTTTTCAGCCAACAGTCTAGTCTTCAG GTCCATCTGTGTTGTGGGAACCAGTCTTTAGGCAGTGCCCAAATCTCTCTTGCTGGACTAGCAAGAAGCAGTGTTGACTTGGGAAAAGAGCAAGCCACTATAGAGGGAGCTTTCGTCCTTGAGCCCCCAAAAATCGCCAAACAAAATTTACCTCCTGTCCCCCTGGACTTGCAGCCGACCGTGGGTGTGTCTGTAACCCTTAGAAAAGAGAATGTGAACGCTCAGGTaacattcataaatattcaaG GGGGTGATGGTCCTAAAACTCCAGTCAAGAAAAGTCCTGCTCCACCAGTCCAACCTGTATCACCAACTGCTGAGCCTAGACTTCCCAGTCCGTCACCTGGGGGGAAATCTCTTGTCGAGCCTCTGAAGTCTCCGACTCCTTCCTCAAACCAGCCACACTCAGAGAGTGAGGCCGAAAGCCTGCCAGATGACGCCAGGAAAACTCAGCCTGCCCCTGGTG ACCTGCCCCTCCCTGGGCCTGCCGACGGGCCCGCTGAGAATGAGCCTGTGGCACCCGTGTCCTCCGTCAGTGTCTCTGCGCCCAAGATTGCCATTCCTGCTTCAGCACACCACTACTGCTTCTCCATGGACCTCCGCAGCATCCGAGACTTGGCTCTGAGCTTCCCCGTCAACTGCATTctaag aTATGCATACCAGTTCTTTGGTAGTGCAGCCCCCATCATGACAAACCCAGCGGTGGAGATTAAGAAGAACACGGAGGTGTTTCTACCTCAGTCTTACTGTGCTTTTGATTTTGCTGCCCTGCCAAATCAACTGCAGGACACTTTTCTCag GGTGCCTCTCGTGGTGGAAATGTGGCATCGAGACCCCAGTTCCAGAGATGTTCTCCTGGGCACAGTGAGCATTCAACTCTCCCACCTCCTGACTGCGGAGAAAACCCGGTTCCTGGGGTCATCCGGTCAGCAGCACTGGAGACAAACATACTCAGAGAGGCTGCCTGTCGTAAAGGCCCAAGG GTCCAATGAGAAGGTGGCTGAACTGTGCTATGTGACCGTTCTGGAAGACTTAGGTTTAGTGAAGGCCCAAGACATCCTTGTATCAGAATCTTCCCAG AGTGGCAAACAGGTTCAGCCAAAGGCAGCGGGGTCTCCACGACAACACCGCGGTACTGGGTCTGGACTCGCCGAGCCCAGAGAGACACTGGAGTACAGGGCTGCTCTGGAGCTGGAGATGTGGAAGGAGATGCAAGAAGACCTGTTTGACAATCAG CTAAAGCAAAAGGAGCTGAGTCACATGCAGGCTTTggcagaggagtggaggaggagggaccGTGAGCGGGAGGCGTTGGTCAAGAAAAAG GAAATGGAATACAATCTCTTGGAGGAGCAGCTTCAGAAGACTCTGGCAGatctggagaagagagagaaggcccTGGCTCACGCGGAGATGGAG ACGCAGCGCCTGCAGCGGGAAATGCGGGCGGAGCACGAGTTCAGCGTGCGCGAGCTACAGGACGCCAGCCGACGGCTCCGCGAGGACTGCGCCCACCAGGTGGAGCtggagaggtcaaaggtcaggcaGCTTGAAGAGGACCTCGTAAGGCAACAACAGCAG ATACAGGaagcagaaaacaaatacaaacagctCGAAAAGGAGTTCCAGCAGTATCGCGAGCAGCAAAACACTCGACCAGAGATTCGATTGCAATCTGAGATCAACTTGCTTACGCTAGAGAAG GTGGAACTGGAACGAAAGCTGGAATCAACAACAAAGTCTAAACTTCATTACAAGCAACAGTGGGGGCGTGCTCTTAAAGAACTTGCCAGATTTAAACAG agagagcaggagaacgCTATGATACGGCTGaagaagcagcagcaggagctggAGCACATGAGGCTGCGGTACCTGGCAGCCGAAGAGAAGGAAGctgtcaaaacagagaaacaccagCTAGAGGACATCAGGAATGAGCTGAACAG GCTAAAACAGCAGGAGGACAAGAGGAGCGCGAGGGAGCCGGAGTTCGCGGCTCTGAACGAGAGCGCCGACGATCACCTGAGTCGTCTTCTCGAAGAGAGGGACACGCTTTTACGCACAGGTGTATACACGCACGAAGACCGCATCATCAGTGAACTCAATAAACAGATCCAAGAGGCTATGGCCCACAGAGGTTCTCACTGA